GCTAAGTTTTCTCTTGTCTTAGTTTTTTCTAATAATTTAATTCTTAAATCAGATTTGGTTGTTTCAAGTTCTTGAAGTTTTTCCTTAAGTTCTTTTTGTTTATTTTTTAATGAAGTTTGTTCTTGATGTAATTTATTTATTTTTTCATCATTCTCTAATTTCTGTTTTTCTAAGAGATTATAGTTTTTATCATAGTCAAGTGATTCTAGCTCTTTTTCTAAATTAGAAATCTCTTGTTCTTTTCTCAACTTTGTCTTTTCTAAATCTTGGATTTTTAATTTAAAAGATTCAATTTTACTTTTTAAAACTTGGATCTCTTCTGATAAATTTTTATTTTTTTCTTTTAATTCATCTAGTTCTTTTACTTTTGAGTCAAGTTTTTTTGTGACATTTTTTAAATCTGTTTTCTCATTTTTAATTGAATTAGATACATCTGATATTTTTTGTTCAATTTGAGTTTTTGTGTCATTTAAACTTTTTATTTCTTTATTAAGGTCAGAGTTTTTATTTTCTAGATTTTGAATTTCATCATTAGCTTTACTGTTTTCTTCTTTAATAGTCTTAATTTCTTGTTCTTTTGATTGTTTTTCTTGTTGTTTTACTTGGATTTTACTATCTAATTGCTTATTTAATTCTTCTTGATTTGAAATATTTCTGTTTAAATCATTAATATTAGATTCCAGATTTTGTAATTCTTGTTTTTTAGATTCGTTTTCTTCCTTAATAGTTTTAATTTGATTTTCTTTTTCTGCTATTTCAGTTTTAATTGATGAATTGTTGCTGTTAGAATTTGCTAGTTCTCTTTTTAAATTGCTAATTTTATCATTTAATTTAGAAATTGTTTTTTGATTATTAGAAATTTCTGATTCTATATTTTGTTTATCCTTTTCTTTTTTGTCTAAAATTTCTTTTAAGTTTTTTGTTCAGTTTTGTGCTTTTTGATTGTTTAATTCCTCTAATTCTGTTTTTATGTTATTTAGGTCTTTATTTTTTTGTTCTAAAATACCGTTGTTTCTTTCAACTTCTTTTTGTTTATCTGATAACTGTTTTTTAATCTCATTTTGTTTTTGTGTAGTGGTTAAAATTTTTTGTTGAGTATTATTAATTTCTTGTACTAACCCATTTTTATCACTAGTTAGTTTTTGAATATTATCTTTTATTTCATTAACTTTATTCTTAGTTTCACTTATTTTAGCTTCTAGTGATCTATTTTTTTCAGTATATTCTTTTATACTTGT
This genomic window from Mycoplasma mycoides subsp. capri contains:
- a CDS encoding helix-rich protein; the protein is MKKLSVLLATVSVFTSTGFAYVSLKNIAVKRDTREDDITKKLNTLKKQLEQKQKAAKNIENNFNLRITKINSFNSEIKDLEKEISSLNTKLIVNNDKLTKLDSDSKKIDEDIKNNNDQMNNNKEQSSKLEKELKELEKQIYKNLVELTNEDNIATKLNEKFNDLINKKHNIEDIEHEVEHEIAKINNDLLRTKLEELRLEKILTSIKEYTEKNRSLEAKISETKNKVNEIKDNIQKLTSDKNGLVQEINNTQQKILTTTQKQNEIKKQLSDKQKEVERNNGILEQKNKDLNNIKTELEELNNQKAQNWTKNLKEILDKKEKDKQNIESEISNNQKTISKLNDKISNLKRELANSNSNNSSIKTEIAEKENQIKTIKEENESKKQELQNLESNINDLNRNISNQEELNKQLDSKIQVKQQEKQSKEQEIKTIKEENSKANDEIQNLENKNSDLNKEIKSLNDTKTQIEQKISDVSNSIKNEKTDLKNVTKKLDSKVKELDELKEKNKNLSEEIQVLKSKIESFKLKIQDLEKTKLRKEQEISNLEKELESLDYDKNYNLLEKQKLENDEKINKLHQEQTSLKNKQKELKEKLQELETTKSDLRIKLLEKTKTRENLAGEVNHLNVENKKIEELIQKIQSKKEELEKQVELIEKPALTAIEKSNIILDSINASVYKVQNITDLMNDWNKSTRITEKKRITRQITNSDLPKLVEHYDSIVNNLKDLEKFDKELEQMIQDFNKKFDDKFFEIDN